A stretch of the Porites lutea chromosome 12, jaPorLute2.1, whole genome shotgun sequence genome encodes the following:
- the LOC140921863 gene encoding lactadherin-like translates to MTKSVQKGVFPSKLKKAEVVHVYKNDDKPEPGCAFDPVGVSANNDISKQRFSASSSLSGRSPSDGQLEGSNAWIPANNDNNAFLQIDLGSRYLVCAVATQGSPDANDWTKTYKIKTSLDNVWRTFYSEGGSEKTFTGNGDRNSIVRNELSEPLAAKFIRFYPVTFQGRKALRVEVYGSKQGCFESFKNERFQPTRDFTITASSQLSSHQAAFSRLYGTDSWCSSSASLPQYLQADLNKIVTVTGVATQGDAKRDNRVTSYLIRYGYDGKTWISYGAGQHLTGNSDRSTIVVHWFAPPFAAQYVRIFPKTYTNAICMRMDLFGCKDYQVSLPLNVDLDDVGLIANTSQSVTLTCVASYSPRQPSGYSWSKDGAGLSDTTPSLTIPYNNASNIYSNSCARKLTSASGVQCNSTYQCSASLSGIQGSHLTTANVIVSLSKQKFVRTLERLFARYRECEN, encoded by the exons GTTGTGCATTTGATCCAGTAGGAGTGTCGGCTAATAACGATATTTCTAAGCAGAGGTTTTCAGCTTCGTCATCTCTTAGCGGCCGCAGTCCATCTGATGGCCAATTAGAAGGATCCAATGCCTGGATTCCTgccaacaatgacaacaatgcTTTCCTCCAGATCGATCTGGGATCTCGTTACCTTGTTTGTGCAGTAGCAACACAAGGAAGTCCAGATGCTAATGATTGGACAAAAACATACAAGATAAAGACGTCCCTGGATAATGTCTGGAGGACATTTTACTCTGAGGGTGGTTCCGAAAAG ACATTTACTGGAAATGGTGACAGGAACAGCATTGTAAGAAATGAACTATCTGAGCCACTTGCTGCCAAGTTTATTCGTTTTTATCCAGTTACATTTCAAGGAAGGAAAGCATTAAGGGTGGAGGTGTATGGATCTAAGCAAG GTTGCTTTGAATCGTTTAAGAATGAACGATTTCAACCGACCAGGGATTTTACAATTACAGCATCCTCACAACTTAGTAGTCACCAAGCAGCTTTTAGTCGCCTTTATGGTACTGACAGTTGGTGCAGCTCTTCAGCATCCCTACCTCAGTACTTACAGGctgatttaaataaaattgtaaCAGTCACAGGCGTGGCGACTCAGGGAGATGCTAAAAGGGACAACCGGGTGACAAGCTATTTAATCCGCTATGGATATGATGGTAAAACATGGATTAGTTACGGAGCTGGACAG CATTTGACTGGAAACAGCGACAGAAGTACCATTGTTGTCCACTGGTTTGCTCCCCCGTTTGCAGCGCAATATGTCAGAATATTTCCCAAAACATATACTAATGCAATATGTATGAGAATGGACTTGTTTGGCTGTAAGGATT ACCAAGTTTCGTTGCCGTTAAACGTTGATCTTGATGATGTTGGTCTGATAGCCAACACTAGTCAATCTGTGACCCTGACCTGTGTGGCTAGTTACAGCCCTCGACAACCCTCTGGGTATAGTTGGAGCAAAGATGGAGCGGGGCTGTCTGACACAACCCCCTCTCTTACCATACCATACAACAATGCCAGTAATATCTACAGTAACTCTTGCGCAAGAAAGCTCACTTCAGCCAGTGGAGTCCAGTGTAATTCAACCTACCAATGCTCTGCATCACTTTCTGGAATACAAGGCAGTCATCTGACCACTGCAAATGTTATAGTGTCCTTAAGTAAGCAAAAATTTGTGCGTACCTTGGAACGCCTTTTTGCTCGTTATCGTGAAtgtgaaaattaa